A region of Haliotis asinina isolate JCU_RB_2024 chromosome 9, JCU_Hal_asi_v2, whole genome shotgun sequence DNA encodes the following proteins:
- the LOC137296677 gene encoding spore coat protein SP96-like, with translation MESITTSNVVLFLCAVVVCNGNNVDSVLNRSGLYHNVLEGHGNGLFKVTTLTHCERVCLYTRTCTSVNWNPKTKFCQLNPEEVSSETSLQLSTNDIFSRMSIQQKHPCIPNPCRKMEVCIPVMATKGHVCLRPELAASTETRSIVPGTSSPTATTTTSGDGSTTTTVVATTIRAMAVSIYPNATTAPSSTETPPATSLKSISTETAESTLTTPAALTTFSATTALSTTTPFTTATTSATTTSSESTSTEKISTTPTTIAATTTAVTTQTDTSPTTTTSTTTTIARTTTPDCSTYTSSFSKIAGHVVWLLNNVSLYDTMSVSKCEEYCVQNTRFTCRSYEYYYGQHWCFLQSFVKDDALHAWTADPHADYFQRLRNCDVISS, from the exons ATGGAGTCGATCACCACGTCCAATGTGGTTCTGTTCCTGTGTGCCGTCGTCGTCTGTAACGGCAACAACGTAGACAGTGTTCTGAATCGTTCTGGATTGTACCACAACGTTCTCGAGGGTCATGGTAACGGCTTGTTTAAAGTTACTACACTAACACATTGTGAGAGGGTTTGTCTGTACACTAGGACATGCACTTCTGTAAACTGGAACCCGAAGACAAAGTTTTGTCAACTGAACCCTGAAGAGGTCAGCTCTGAAACAAGTCTACAACTGTCCACGAATGACATCTTTTCTCGAATGTCTATCCAACAG aagcatCCTTGTATACCTAACCCATGTCGAAAAATGGAAGTTTGTATTCCTGTAATGGCAACAAAAGGTCACGTGTGCTTGCGTCCCGAGTTGGCAGCATCTACCGAGACGAGAAGCATTGTACCAGGAACATCATCTCCGACAGCGACAACTACTACAAGTGGCGATGGctctaccaccactactgttGTTGCCACAACTATCCGAGCCATGGCAGTGTCGATTTACCCGAACGCAACTACAGCCCCTTCCTCTACGGAAACACCACCAGCCACTTCGTTGAAATCAATTTCTACTGAAACAGCAGAATCAACCTTGACCACTCCTGCAGCCTTAACGACATTTTCAGCAACTACGGCTTTGTCCACCACAACACCTTTCACCACTGCGACAACCTCAGCAACAACCACATCGAGTGAATCGACAtctactgaaaaaatatcaaccaCACCTACTACCATtgcagctactactactgctgtcaCTACTCAGACAGATACATCCCCTACGACTACGACTTCTACAACAACTACAATAGCGAGAACAACTACGCCTG ATTGCTCGACGTATACCAGTTCCTTCAGCAAGATTGCAGGTCACGTTGTCTGGCTGCTGAACAACGTATCACTCTACGACACAATGTCAGTGTCAAAATGTGAAGAATATTGTGTACAGAACACAAGATTCACATGCAGAAGCTACGAGTATtattatggacaacactggtgtTTTCTGCAGTCTTTCGTGAAGGATGATGCTCTCCACGCCTGGACAGCAGATCCACATGCAGATTACTTCCAGCGTTTACGTAACTGTGACGTCATTTCCAGTTAG